The following DNA comes from Terriglobia bacterium.
GCTGTCGCGACAATGATCCTGCCACACCCGAGGCTGTGGTGAGATGACCCGACGGACACCCCGAGTTACCCTTTGGTCGCGGAGTCAGTCTTGTGTCCGGGGAATCCCCGGGTCGCTTGTTATTCGGTCTCGTGAAGCTCAAGAAAGAATGTTGGTGCTCCCATGGGTCGCCACATTCAAATCGGTTCTGTCCAACGCATCGGCGGTCGCTGCCGGTCCAGAATCTGAAGTTCTCCAGGAGCCTCAATGCCCACGGCCACAGAAGATCTGCTCTCTTCCCGACACAAAGAACTCGCCGCCTTATTCCCGAAATGGGAAAAAACGAAAGACTGCATCGACCAGTTCATCGATATCATCTTGAATTACCGGCAGAGCGGCCACCCGGGAGGGTCCCGATCCAAGGTGCATGCCCTGTTGACGACTTTGTTGAGTGGCTTCATGCGGTGGGACATCCGGCATCCCGAAAATCGCTTTGGAGACCGGTTTCTTTTGGGCGCGGGCCACACGGTTCCATTAATTTATTGTACCCTCGCCGTCTTGAATGAAGCGCTGCGGGCCAAATATGAACAGACGGGAGACCGCCGGTATATGGTTCCGGAACCCCAGGAGCGGCAGCTGACATGGGAAGACCTGCTCGGCTTTCGCCGCAACAAGGGACTGGCGGGGCATGCGGAACAAGAGGGAAAAACACTGTTTCTCAAGTTTAACACCGGACCCTCGGGTCATGGAATTCCAGTGGGCGTGGGCGAAGCCATGGCCCTGAAGCGTGCTGGAGCCATGGGAGTGAAGGTCATCCTCTATGAAGGCGAAGGCGGACTCACTCCCGGCTCGGCCCACGAGTCCAAGAATTCAGCGTGGGGGTTGGGCCTGGACAATCTCTACTTCTGTATCGACTGGAATGATTTTGGAATCGACGACCGGCCGGCCAGTTCCGTCGTTCGGGGGGCGCCGGTGGATTGGTTCCAACCTTACGGATGGCGCGTGTTTGGAACAGACCAGGGGAGCGAGTGGGAGACCATTGTGGATCCCTTTATCGGAGCCATGGTCGCCGACAATCCTTCCAAGGTCCCCACGATGATCTGGTTCAAGACCCGCAAAGGCCGCGGGTACTTGAAGTACGATAACAAATCCCACGGCTCCCCTCATCCGATGAACCATGAGTTGTTCTGGCAGACCAAAAAGGAATTCATGGACAAGTACGGCGTGGAGTTCGATGGCTACGGCCAGCCCGCCCCCAAGGATTCTACCGCCATCAAAGAACAATTCAGGAACAATTTGAAAGTGGTCGCTGATGTGATTCGTGCCGACCAGGAACTCGTCGATTATCTTGCCGATCGCCTGGTGGAGATTGGCGAGGGGGTCCCAAAGGATATTCAAGGCTTCCGGCTGAAGACGAAGAGGAATCCCGTTCACGACGACCGCCTTTACGATTATCGGAACTATCCCTCGGAACTGTTCCTCTCCCCGGGCGCCAAAGAGGCCAACCGCGCGGGGTTTGCCAAGTGGGGAGCCTGGGTGAATGCTTTCTGCAAGAAAGAATACGATCGGCCGCTGTTTCTGGCGATGTCGGCCGACCTGGCGGATTCCACTAATATTTCCGGATTCGCCAAGGACTTTGGCGACACAAAAGGCTATGGCTGGTATGAACGTGATAAAAATCCCGAGGGAACACTGCTTCCCCAGGAAATCACCGAGTTTTCCAATTCCGGTCTTTCCGTCGGTATTGCTTGCGTCAATCTTTCAGAGAAACCCTTCGAGGAGTTCAACGGGTTCTACGCGACTTGCTCCACTTACGGTTCATTCGTTTATCTGAAATATGGTCCGATGAGGCTGTTCAGTCAATTGGCGCAGGACTCGCAGATCAAGACGGGAAAAGTCATCCTCTGTGCGAGCCACTCCGGGCCGGAGACCGCTGAGGATTCGCGCACCCACTTCGGCATTCTGGCGCCCGGTGTCACCCAGCTTTTTCCCGATGGCAAGTGCATTGATTTGCATCCGTGGGAACACAACGAAGTCGCTCCCGTGCTGGGAGCCGCGATGAAAATGGACGCCGCGATCATCGCGCTCCATCTCACCCGTCCTGCGATTGAAATTCCGGACCGGGAAAGGCTTGGCATCGCCTCCCATTTTGAAGCGGCCCGTGGCGCCTACGTGCTTCGTCCTTTTCGATCGGGCCAGAAACCGATGGGGACGATTCTGGTCCAGGGGACTTCGACGACGGCCAACGTGGTCAAGATCCTGAAGGATCTGGATGAAGCCAAGCTCAATGTCAAGATCATTGCGGCCATCAGCCCGCAACTGTTTGCGGCGCAAGAGGCCGCGTATCGAAGCACCGTGTTCCCGGAGAAAGACTGGATTGATTCGACGGTAATCTCCAA
Coding sequences within:
- a CDS encoding transketolase; protein product: MPTATEDLLSSRHKELAALFPKWEKTKDCIDQFIDIILNYRQSGHPGGSRSKVHALLTTLLSGFMRWDIRHPENRFGDRFLLGAGHTVPLIYCTLAVLNEALRAKYEQTGDRRYMVPEPQERQLTWEDLLGFRRNKGLAGHAEQEGKTLFLKFNTGPSGHGIPVGVGEAMALKRAGAMGVKVILYEGEGGLTPGSAHESKNSAWGLGLDNLYFCIDWNDFGIDDRPASSVVRGAPVDWFQPYGWRVFGTDQGSEWETIVDPFIGAMVADNPSKVPTMIWFKTRKGRGYLKYDNKSHGSPHPMNHELFWQTKKEFMDKYGVEFDGYGQPAPKDSTAIKEQFRNNLKVVADVIRADQELVDYLADRLVEIGEGVPKDIQGFRLKTKRNPVHDDRLYDYRNYPSELFLSPGAKEANRAGFAKWGAWVNAFCKKEYDRPLFLAMSADLADSTNISGFAKDFGDTKGYGWYERDKNPEGTLLPQEITEFSNSGLSVGIACVNLSEKPFEEFNGFYATCSTYGSFVYLKYGPMRLFSQLAQDSQIKTGKVILCASHSGPETAEDSRTHFGILAPGVTQLFPDGKCIDLHPWEHNEVAPVLGAAMKMDAAIIALHLTRPAIEIPDRERLGIASHFEAARGAYVLRPFRSGQKPMGTILVQGTSTTANVVKILKDLDEAKLNVKIIAAISPQLFAAQEAAYRSTVFPEKDWIDSTVISNRGRRLMHDWMMTKIAEEYAMTSDWDNRWRTGGSVDEVIEEAHLSPPWLLKGIERFVRDRDKRLQRIQSMLDAVKG